From one Acidibrevibacterium fodinaquatile genomic stretch:
- a CDS encoding lysophospholipid acyltransferase family protein, whose product MRWLDFPEYVGARLLLALLRSLGPVAASNVAGRLARWLGPLLPVSRVAHRNLRAAMPGLPRAERRRVIRAVWENLGRTVGELPHLASLDVTAEGPGFVVEGAEHLRSGPAIYISAHYGNWEALPVIVARSGYLFSSFYRAARNARVDALIQALRLTALRGDVPMFPKGAAGARGAVAHLAGGGAIGMLLDQKLNDGIEVPFLGLPAMTAPAAAAFALRYRYPVIPGRIEREAPARLRLIVEAPLSLPDSGDREADIRTLTGDINARLGAWISANPGAWLWLHRRWAKETIDAALRRARA is encoded by the coding sequence ATGCGCTGGCTCGATTTCCCGGAATATGTCGGCGCCCGGCTGCTGCTCGCGCTGTTGCGATCGCTGGGGCCGGTTGCGGCGAGTAATGTCGCCGGCCGTCTCGCGCGTTGGCTCGGGCCGCTGCTCCCGGTCTCGCGGGTCGCACACCGCAATCTCCGCGCCGCGATGCCGGGCCTGCCCCGCGCCGAACGCCGGCGCGTGATCCGCGCGGTGTGGGAGAATCTTGGCCGCACGGTTGGCGAATTGCCGCATCTCGCATCGCTCGATGTCACCGCCGAGGGGCCGGGGTTCGTGGTCGAAGGGGCCGAGCATCTTCGCTCCGGGCCGGCGATCTACATTTCCGCCCATTACGGTAACTGGGAAGCGCTGCCGGTCATCGTTGCGCGCAGCGGGTATCTCTTTTCGTCCTTCTATCGCGCGGCGCGGAACGCCCGGGTGGACGCGCTGATCCAAGCGCTTCGTCTCACCGCACTCCGCGGCGACGTGCCGATGTTTCCGAAGGGGGCGGCGGGCGCGCGCGGCGCCGTCGCCCATCTCGCGGGCGGCGGTGCGATCGGCATGCTGCTCGACCAGAAGCTCAATGACGGCATCGAAGTGCCGTTTCTCGGCCTGCCGGCGATGACCGCGCCGGCTGCCGCCGCTTTCGCGCTCCGCTACCGCTATCCGGTCATTCCTGGGCGTATCGAGCGCGAGGCGCCGGCGCGGCTGCGCCTGATCGTCGAGGCGCCGCTCAGCTTGCCAGATTCGGGCGATCGCGAGGCCGATATCCGCACCCTGACCGGCGACATCAACGCCCGGTTAGGCGCCTGGATCAGCGCCAATCCCGGCGCCTGGCTGTGGCTGCATCGACGCTGGGCGAAGGAAACCATCGACGCGGCCTTGAGGCGCGCCCGCGCATAA
- a CDS encoding haloacid dehalogenase type II: protein MGAVRAVLFDVFGTLVDWRGSLIAALTAYGERSGRNADWAGLVDAWRGAYQPSMQRVRSGALAWTGLDALHRASLNELLPRFGLATLPEADRVWMVSLWHQLRPWPDTVAGLARLREKTITGTLSNGPVALLVDLAKSGGMCFDVIFGADIFRHYKPDPETYLGACALLALPPGAVMLAAAHPSDLAAARACGLKTGFIPRPKEYGPGQTGDLRAEAGWDVIAENVGMLAEKLG, encoded by the coding sequence ATGGGCGCGGTGCGGGCGGTTCTGTTCGACGTCTTCGGCACCTTGGTCGATTGGCGCGGCAGCCTGATCGCCGCGTTGACGGCGTATGGTGAAAGGTCCGGCCGCAACGCTGACTGGGCGGGGCTGGTTGATGCCTGGCGCGGCGCCTATCAGCCCTCGATGCAGCGTGTGCGAAGCGGCGCTTTGGCCTGGACGGGGCTCGATGCGCTGCACCGCGCGAGCCTCAATGAGCTTTTGCCGCGATTCGGCCTCGCAACACTCCCGGAGGCCGATCGCGTCTGGATGGTCTCGCTCTGGCACCAGTTGCGCCCCTGGCCCGATACTGTCGCCGGGCTCGCCCGATTGCGTGAAAAAACGATCACCGGCACGCTTTCCAATGGCCCGGTCGCCCTGCTCGTCGATCTCGCGAAATCCGGTGGGATGTGTTTCGACGTGATTTTCGGCGCCGATATTTTCCGCCACTACAAGCCCGACCCGGAAACCTATCTCGGCGCCTGTGCGCTCCTCGCGCTGCCGCCGGGCGCGGTGATGCTGGCGGCGGCGCATCCTTCCGATCTCGCGGCAGCGCGGGCCTGCGGCCTCAAAACCGGCTTCATCCCGCGCCCAAAGGAATATGGACCCGGCCAGACAGGCGATCTCAGGGCTGAGGCGGGCTGGGACGTGATCGCCGAAAATGTCGGCATGCTCGCGGAAAAGCTCGGATAG
- a CDS encoding amidase: protein MSDLADLTAVDLAAGFACGKFSPPEVLAAVEARIAACEPHLHALYAYDPEGARAAARASAARWARGAALGPLDGVPVTIKENVATKGVPMPLGTAASDLTPAAADAPPAARLREAGAVILGKTTMPDYGMLSSGLSSFHPLTRNPWNLARNPGGSSAGAAAAAAAGYGPLHLGTDIGGSVRLPAGWCGVVGLKPSLGRVPIDPPYIGRVAGPLTRTVADTALMMSILSRPDRRDHMSLPPADIPWQDLAISPKRLRLGLMLEAGFGFPVEPEVKAAVAGAAKRFAAEGAEIIEVAPFLTREMMAGLDMFWRVRAWADIKALPAARAAKVLPFIRAWAEGGANASGLDVYHGVSQIMAIRAAAMRAFDGVDYVLAPTAPMPAFAAELPAPSNDPERPFEHIGFTVAFNMSEQPAVSINAGYSAEGLPIGLQIIGQRFDDIGVLRVAALWEKLRPPSRAWPEVA from the coding sequence ATGTCCGATCTCGCCGATCTCACCGCCGTTGACCTCGCCGCCGGGTTTGCTTGCGGAAAATTTTCGCCTCCCGAGGTGCTGGCAGCGGTCGAGGCACGAATCGCCGCGTGCGAGCCCCATCTGCACGCGCTCTACGCCTATGATCCCGAAGGCGCGCGGGCGGCGGCGCGGGCTTCGGCGGCGCGCTGGGCGCGCGGCGCGGCGCTCGGCCCGCTCGATGGCGTGCCCGTGACGATCAAGGAGAATGTCGCGACCAAGGGGGTGCCGATGCCGCTCGGCACCGCGGCGAGCGACCTCACACCCGCCGCCGCTGACGCGCCGCCGGCCGCGCGGCTGCGCGAGGCCGGGGCGGTGATCCTCGGCAAGACCACGATGCCCGATTACGGCATGTTGTCCTCGGGGCTTTCGAGCTTTCACCCGCTGACCCGCAACCCCTGGAATCTCGCGCGCAATCCTGGCGGCTCGAGCGCCGGCGCGGCGGCGGCGGCGGCGGCGGGCTACGGGCCGCTTCATCTCGGCACCGATATCGGCGGCTCGGTGCGGCTGCCGGCCGGTTGGTGCGGCGTCGTCGGGCTGAAGCCGAGCCTCGGGCGGGTGCCGATCGACCCGCCCTATATCGGCCGCGTCGCGGGGCCCTTGACCCGGACGGTCGCCGATACCGCGCTGATGATGTCAATCCTGAGCCGCCCTGACCGGCGCGACCATATGAGCCTGCCGCCGGCCGATATTCCCTGGCAAGATCTCGCGATTTCGCCCAAAAGGCTTCGCCTCGGCCTGATGCTGGAGGCCGGTTTCGGCTTTCCGGTGGAACCCGAGGTCAAGGCGGCGGTTGCCGGCGCGGCCAAGCGGTTCGCCGCCGAAGGGGCAGAAATCATTGAGGTAGCGCCGTTTCTGACGCGCGAGATGATGGCCGGGCTCGACATGTTCTGGCGGGTGCGGGCCTGGGCGGACATCAAGGCGCTCCCGGCCGCGCGCGCGGCCAAGGTGCTGCCCTTCATCCGCGCCTGGGCCGAAGGCGGCGCGAACGCGAGTGGGCTCGACGTCTATCACGGCGTGAGCCAGATCATGGCTATCCGCGCCGCCGCCATGCGCGCCTTCGACGGCGTCGATTACGTCCTCGCCCCGACCGCCCCGATGCCCGCCTTCGCCGCCGAACTGCCGGCACCGAGCAACGACCCCGAACGCCCGTTCGAGCATATCGGCTTCACCGTCGCCTTCAACATGTCCGAGCAGCCGGCGGTCTCGATCAATGCCGGCTATAGCGCGGAGGGATTGCCGATCGGCCTTCAAATTATCGGCCAGCGCTTTGATGACATTGGCGTTCTACGGGTCGCAGCCCTTTGGGAAAAGCTGCGCCCGCCATCGCGGGCATGGCCGGAGGTGGCGTGA
- a CDS encoding 4-(cytidine 5'-diphospho)-2-C-methyl-D-erythritol kinase — protein sequence MSADAEFAPAKVNLYLHVTGRRGDGYHLLDSLAVFPDIGDRLSVRPAPALSLEVTGPFAADLAAGEDNLVLAAARALVASGREGPAQDGAGAALTLEKNLPVASGIGGGSADAAAALRLLARFWARAGDLTAIAARLGADVPVCLGARAARMSGIGTDLAPPPRLPEAGIILANPGVALSTKDVFAARTGAFSAPPTLPAGWGDAAAMAAALAALGNDLEAPAIALCPHVGIVLAALRALPGALLARMSGSGATCFALFATAAAARAAARALPRDWWVKAGVLPPT from the coding sequence TTGAGCGCGGATGCCGAATTCGCCCCGGCCAAGGTCAATCTTTACCTTCACGTCACCGGCCGGCGCGGCGATGGCTATCATCTGCTCGACAGTCTCGCGGTTTTTCCCGATATCGGCGACCGGCTGAGCGTGCGCCCGGCGCCGGCGCTGTCGCTCGAAGTCACGGGACCGTTTGCCGCCGATCTCGCCGCGGGGGAGGATAATCTTGTCCTTGCAGCGGCGCGGGCGTTGGTCGCGAGCGGCCGAGAGGGGCCAGCGCAGGATGGGGCAGGGGCGGCGCTGACGCTTGAGAAAAATCTGCCGGTCGCCTCCGGTATCGGGGGCGGCTCGGCCGATGCCGCTGCGGCACTCCGGCTGCTCGCCCGCTTTTGGGCGCGGGCGGGAGACCTTACGGCGATCGCGGCCCGGCTCGGCGCCGATGTGCCGGTTTGTCTCGGCGCGCGGGCGGCACGGATGTCCGGGATCGGCACCGATCTCGCGCCGCCGCCGCGTCTCCCCGAGGCCGGGATCATTCTCGCCAACCCCGGTGTCGCGCTTTCGACCAAGGACGTGTTTGCCGCCCGGACTGGCGCGTTTTCCGCTCCCCCCACCTTGCCCGCGGGCTGGGGCGATGCTGCCGCCATGGCCGCCGCTCTCGCGGCGCTCGGCAATGATCTCGAAGCGCCGGCGATCGCGCTTTGCCCGCATGTGGGCATCGTGCTGGCCGCTCTTCGCGCATTGCCCGGGGCGCTGCTCGCCCGCATGAGCGGCTCGGGGGCGACCTGTTTCGCGCTCTTCGCGACGGCCGCGGCGGCCCGCGCCGCCGCCCGCGCATTGCCACGGGATTGGTGGGTCAAGGCCGGGGTTTTGCCGCCGACCTGA
- a CDS encoding NAD(P)H-hydrate dehydratase, whose protein sequence is MLDARHLPRHLPPPELLDPAAMARADQAAIAAGISGFTLMEAAGRAVARAIRQRFAPARVLVLAGPGNNGGDGYVAARLLQQAGWPVRLAALAPPGAGSDAARAAADWSGPRAPFTPEAAAAADLVVDAVFGAGLSRPLAATVAATLAAARNRVAIDVPSGLDGGTGAARGEVSPAALTVTFFRLKPGHLLLPGRTLCGEIVLADIGLPVSVLGAVAASALLNQPALWRLRRPGASDHKYRRGTVAVIAGEMAGAALLAAEAARRIGAGLVSIQALAPLQGVAPGLILRHAPLSEIRADVVVCGPGLGVATARAQLPAVLRAGRQVVADADALTACAGRPEALRGAAVLTPHEGEFARVFGPVGADRLGAALRAAALSGAVIVLKGADTVVAAPDGRAAINASAPPALATAGSGDVLAGMIGGLLAQGLTAFEAALAAVWLHGRAGALAGPGLVAEDLLAALAPALAEADEVSARSPDRPVRR, encoded by the coding sequence ATGCTCGATGCCCGCCATCTTCCCCGTCACTTACCGCCGCCGGAATTGCTCGATCCGGCGGCGATGGCGCGCGCCGATCAGGCGGCGATCGCGGCCGGAATCTCCGGGTTCACGCTGATGGAAGCGGCGGGGAGGGCGGTTGCGCGCGCGATACGGCAGCGTTTCGCGCCGGCGCGGGTCTTGGTGTTGGCCGGGCCCGGCAATAACGGCGGCGATGGCTATGTCGCCGCGCGGCTGTTGCAGCAGGCGGGCTGGCCGGTCCGGCTCGCAGCCCTCGCCCCACCCGGCGCCGGGAGTGATGCCGCGCGCGCCGCGGCAGATTGGTCCGGCCCGAGGGCGCCGTTCACGCCAGAGGCGGCGGCGGCGGCGGATTTAGTGGTCGATGCGGTGTTCGGCGCCGGGCTTTCGCGCCCGCTTGCGGCAACCGTCGCCGCGACGCTCGCGGCAGCGCGGAACCGCGTCGCGATCGATGTCCCGAGCGGGCTTGACGGGGGAACGGGGGCGGCGCGCGGCGAGGTTTCACCGGCGGCGCTCACCGTCACTTTCTTTCGTTTGAAGCCGGGCCATCTTTTGCTGCCCGGGCGGACATTGTGCGGCGAGATCGTGCTCGCCGATATTGGCCTTCCGGTGTCGGTGCTGGGCGCGGTCGCGGCGAGCGCGCTCCTCAATCAGCCCGCCCTCTGGCGGCTGCGGCGGCCAGGGGCGAGCGATCACAAATATCGCCGTGGCACCGTCGCCGTTATCGCCGGCGAGATGGCGGGTGCTGCTCTGCTCGCGGCCGAGGCGGCGCGGCGGATCGGCGCCGGGCTGGTTTCCATCCAAGCGCTTGCGCCGCTACAGGGGGTGGCGCCGGGGCTGATCCTTCGCCACGCGCCGCTCAGCGAAATTCGCGCCGACGTGGTCGTTTGTGGCCCCGGGCTCGGGGTTGCGACCGCGCGGGCGCAGCTTCCGGCGGTGTTGCGCGCGGGGCGGCAGGTGGTTGCCGACGCCGATGCCCTGACCGCCTGCGCTGGCCGGCCCGAAGCGCTGCGCGGCGCTGCCGTGCTGACCCCGCATGAAGGGGAGTTCGCCCGCGTCTTCGGCCCGGTTGGCGCCGATCGGCTCGGGGCCGCGCTGCGGGCGGCAGCGCTGAGCGGCGCCGTCATCGTGCTCAAGGGCGCCGATACCGTCGTCGCAGCGCCGGATGGGCGGGCGGCGATCAATGCCTCCGCCCCGCCGGCGCTCGCAACCGCCGGCAGCGGCGATGTGCTCGCCGGCATGATCGGCGGGCTGCTCGCGCAGGGCTTGACGGCGTTCGAGGCGGCGCTGGCCGCCGTCTGGCTTCATGGCCGCGCCGGCGCTCTGGCCGGGCCGGGATTGGTCGCCGAGGATCTGCTGGCGGCGCTGGCACCGGCACTCGCCGAAGCAGACGAAGTGAGTGCGCGCAGCCCCGATAGACCCGTTCGACGCTAA
- a CDS encoding tetratricopeptide repeat protein: MNIFVASFSPFRPRAALLAMTLLSACAAGSAAFPSVNNATGDQGGAYGNYLSGQFALSQGALDIAASRLLAALADDPTNGQLLRQAFLANLLAGRPEAVRLAVKLPDNAAAQLLLADEAARQGDWDSAKQRYLALPHQGISQILEPLLVAWSDMGAGHPDAALAILKPLTANKNLGGIYALHAALIADLAGRSAEAGRYYDQAQTAFAAPNLRFAQILASWQARQGQMEEARRTIASLRQGDSVLSMAVPALESDITERPVANAVDGIAETYLALAASLRQPETEDFSLLILRLALDLRPRFTPARLLLADMLDDGGQPENALQTLASVPNDAPLAGLIQLRRATIENQLGHTETAIGILQGLAKQFPDRPEPLAQLGDLYRAKEQFPQAITAYDGAIARIGDMQARDWVLFYARGICYDRAHQWPKAQADFEHALQLSPDQPYVLNYLGYSWAEQGTHLAEARKLIEKAVAIRPNDGAIIDSLGWVLLRQGNTAGAVHWLERAVEMEPEDATINGHFGDALWAAGRKLEATYQWRLALTFKPDPDEAARIEARLKQANIPGNGTANTAEQVAPHQEKAHEGGN, encoded by the coding sequence ATGAACATATTCGTTGCCTCATTTTCGCCGTTCCGGCCGCGCGCGGCCCTTCTGGCGATGACCCTGCTCTCAGCCTGCGCCGCCGGCAGCGCTGCGTTTCCGAGCGTCAATAATGCCACCGGCGATCAGGGCGGGGCTTACGGCAATTACCTCTCCGGTCAGTTCGCGCTGAGCCAGGGGGCGTTGGATATTGCCGCGAGCCGGCTGCTCGCAGCACTCGCCGATGATCCCACCAACGGCCAGCTCCTGCGCCAGGCGTTTCTTGCCAATCTGCTGGCTGGGCGGCCGGAAGCGGTGCGATTGGCGGTCAAGCTGCCCGATAACGCCGCCGCCCAATTGCTGCTCGCCGACGAAGCGGCGCGCCAGGGGGACTGGGATTCGGCCAAGCAGCGCTATCTCGCCTTGCCGCATCAGGGGATTTCACAAATTCTTGAACCCCTGCTCGTCGCTTGGTCCGATATGGGCGCAGGCCATCCCGATGCCGCGCTCGCCATCCTGAAGCCTCTCACCGCCAATAAGAATCTCGGCGGCATTTACGCGCTCCACGCGGCGCTGATCGCCGATCTCGCTGGGCGCAGCGCCGAGGCCGGGCGCTATTACGATCAGGCTCAGACCGCGTTTGCCGCCCCCAATCTGCGTTTTGCGCAGATTCTCGCAAGCTGGCAGGCTCGCCAGGGCCAGATGGAGGAGGCGCGCCGCACCATCGCCAGCCTGCGCCAGGGCGACAGCGTGCTTTCGATGGCGGTGCCGGCGCTGGAATCGGATATCACCGAGCGGCCGGTCGCCAACGCGGTCGATGGCATCGCCGAAACCTATCTCGCGCTCGCCGCCTCCCTCCGCCAGCCGGAGACCGAGGATTTCTCCCTTCTCATCCTCCGCCTCGCGCTCGATCTCCGGCCGCGCTTCACGCCGGCGCGGCTTTTGCTCGCCGATATGCTGGACGATGGGGGACAGCCGGAAAACGCGCTCCAGACCTTGGCCTCGGTCCCCAATGACGCGCCGCTCGCCGGCCTGATCCAGCTTCGCCGCGCGACGATCGAAAATCAGCTCGGCCATACCGAGACCGCGATCGGCATTCTCCAGGGGCTCGCCAAGCAATTTCCGGATCGGCCCGAGCCGCTCGCGCAACTCGGCGATCTCTATCGCGCCAAGGAGCAATTTCCCCAGGCGATCACCGCCTATGATGGCGCGATCGCGCGGATCGGGGATATGCAGGCGCGTGACTGGGTTCTGTTTTACGCCCGCGGCATCTGTTATGACCGCGCCCATCAATGGCCGAAGGCGCAAGCCGATTTCGAGCATGCCCTGCAGCTCTCGCCCGATCAGCCTTATGTCCTGAATTATCTCGGCTATTCCTGGGCCGAGCAGGGCACGCATCTCGCCGAGGCGCGCAAGCTGATCGAAAAGGCGGTCGCCATCCGCCCCAATGACGGCGCCATCATCGACAGCCTCGGCTGGGTGCTGCTGCGCCAGGGCAATACCGCCGGCGCCGTCCATTGGCTCGAGCGCGCGGTCGAGATGGAACCCGAGGACGCGACCATCAACGGCCATTTCGGCGATGCGCTCTGGGCCGCCGGGCGCAAGCTCGAGGCGACCTATCAGTGGCGCCTTGCTCTCACCTTCAAGCCCGATCCCGATGAGGCGGCGCGGATCGAGGCGCGGCTCAAGCAAGCGAACATCCCCGGCAACGGCACCGCCAACACCGCCGAACAGGTTGCGCCGCATCAGGAGAAAGCCCACGAGGGGGGTAATTGA
- a CDS encoding malonyl-CoA decarboxylase produces MNEIAPQVGLFDRALRRIANVWREMGASVGREADDSIAGQMRACLAGRGGEVSARNRAAKLAQTYLLLDDAGRREFLRTLASFDVDAKALNTAYEAMRGADDPAKLVRARADLRRVLEPPRTRLLTQFASIPDGVKFLVDLRASLLDLGRDDPHLAGLEYDLKHLLEHWFDLGFLELQRIDWSSPALLLERLAGYEAVHEIRSWRDLKNRLDSDRRCYAFFHPRMKLEPLIFVEVALVSGLANNVQVLLDPKSPGADPHAADTAIFYSISNCQRGLAGISFGNFLIKQVVELLSQEFRNIKTFATLSPIPGFRRWLDARLADPDGGALLPEEEAANLLKALPGEKTAQATLAAALKRRGWQRDPVVSKALEPALTRLCGRYLLLESNPHKPGRALDPVAHFHLSNGARIERLNMFGDLSERGVKESATLMVNYLYDPAKIEAYHEDYAGEGKRNASTSVRRLARGWN; encoded by the coding sequence ATGAATGAAATTGCCCCCCAGGTCGGGCTCTTTGACCGCGCCCTTCGTCGGATCGCCAATGTCTGGCGCGAAATGGGCGCGAGTGTCGGGCGCGAAGCCGATGACAGCATCGCCGGCCAGATGCGGGCCTGTCTCGCCGGGCGTGGCGGCGAGGTCAGCGCGCGCAACCGCGCCGCCAAGCTCGCCCAGACCTATCTGCTGCTCGATGACGCGGGGCGGCGCGAGTTTCTCCGCACGCTCGCCAGCTTCGATGTCGACGCCAAGGCGCTGAACACCGCTTATGAGGCGATGCGCGGCGCCGACGATCCGGCAAAGCTGGTGCGCGCGCGCGCCGACCTTCGCCGGGTGCTGGAGCCGCCGCGCACGCGGCTTCTGACGCAGTTCGCGAGCATCCCGGACGGGGTCAAATTCCTCGTCGATCTGCGCGCCTCGCTGCTCGATCTCGGCCGCGACGACCCCCATCTCGCCGGGCTCGAGTATGATCTCAAGCATCTGCTCGAACATTGGTTCGATCTCGGCTTTCTCGAATTGCAGCGCATCGACTGGAGCAGCCCGGCGCTGCTGCTTGAACGCCTCGCCGGGTATGAGGCGGTCCATGAGATCCGCTCCTGGCGCGATCTCAAGAACCGGCTCGATTCGGATCGCCGTTGCTATGCCTTCTTTCATCCGCGGATGAAATTGGAGCCGTTGATTTTCGTCGAAGTCGCGCTGGTCAGCGGGCTCGCCAACAACGTCCAGGTTCTGCTTGACCCGAAATCCCCTGGCGCCGATCCCCATGCCGCCGATACCGCAATTTTCTATTCGATCAGCAATTGCCAGCGCGGCCTCGCCGGCATCAGTTTTGGCAATTTCCTGATCAAGCAGGTGGTCGAGCTGTTATCTCAGGAATTTCGTAATATCAAAACCTTCGCAACACTTTCGCCAATTCCGGGCTTCCGCCGCTGGCTTGATGCCAGGCTTGCCGATCCCGATGGCGGGGCGCTTTTGCCGGAAGAAGAAGCGGCCAATTTGCTGAAAGCCTTGCCGGGCGAGAAAACCGCACAGGCAACCCTCGCCGCCGCTCTCAAGCGGCGCGGCTGGCAACGCGACCCGGTGGTCTCAAAAGCCTTGGAGCCGGCGTTAACGAGGCTTTGTGGGCGCTACCTCCTGCTCGAGAGCAATCCGCATAAGCCTGGCCGGGCGCTCGACCCGGTGGCGCATTTTCATCTCTCCAATGGCGCCCGCATTGAGCGCCTCAACATGTTTGGCGATCTCTCCGAACGCGGGGTGAAGGAAAGCGCGACGCTGATGGTCAATTACCTTTATGATCCGGCCAAGATCGAGGCTTATCATGAGGATTACGCCGGGGAGGGCAAACGCAACGCCTCGACGTCGGTGCGACGCCTCGCGCGCGGCTGGAACTGA
- the badI gene encoding 2-ketocyclohexanecarboxyl-CoA hydrolase produces MSYEDILFAVADGVATITINRPQVMNAFRGRTCEELIDAFNRAGWDKAIGVIVLTGAGDKAFCTGGDQSAHEGQYDGRGLIGLPIEELQSIIREVPKPVIARVQGYAIGGGNVLATLCDLTIASERAQFGQVGPKVGSVDPGFGTAYLARAVGEKKAREIWYLCRRYSAAEALAMGLVNAVVPHDQLDAEVARWCAEIMEKSPTAIAIAKRSFNADTDAIRGISGMGMQALTLYYASAESKEGVRAFNEKRKPEFRKYQK; encoded by the coding sequence ATGTCCTACGAAGACATTCTGTTTGCGGTGGCCGACGGCGTTGCGACCATCACCATCAACCGCCCGCAGGTGATGAACGCCTTTCGCGGCCGCACCTGTGAGGAGCTGATCGATGCCTTCAATCGCGCCGGCTGGGACAAGGCGATCGGTGTCATCGTGCTCACCGGCGCCGGCGACAAGGCGTTCTGCACCGGCGGCGACCAATCCGCGCATGAGGGGCAATATGACGGGCGCGGCCTGATCGGCTTGCCGATCGAGGAGCTGCAATCGATCATCCGCGAGGTGCCCAAGCCGGTCATCGCGCGCGTCCAAGGCTATGCGATCGGCGGTGGCAACGTGCTGGCGACGCTCTGCGATCTCACCATCGCCTCCGAGCGGGCGCAGTTCGGCCAGGTCGGTCCCAAGGTCGGCTCGGTCGATCCCGGCTTCGGCACGGCCTATCTCGCACGCGCCGTCGGCGAGAAGAAGGCGCGTGAGATCTGGTACCTCTGCCGCCGCTACAGCGCCGCCGAGGCGCTGGCGATGGGGCTCGTCAACGCCGTCGTGCCGCATGACCAGCTCGACGCCGAAGTCGCGCGCTGGTGCGCAGAAATCATGGAGAAAAGCCCGACCGCGATCGCCATCGCCAAACGCAGCTTCAACGCCGACACCGACGCTATCCGCGGCATCAGCGGCATGGGGATGCAGGCGCTCACGCTCTATTACGCGAGTGCGGAGTCAAAGGAAGGCGTGCGCGCCTTCAACGAGAAGCGCAAGCCCGAATTCCGCAAATATCAGAAATAG
- a CDS encoding crotonase/enoyl-CoA hydratase family protein, which yields MTFQTKPAFSRDTDSSIAAQNGEPTPLTHLDQEIDEANAALWCFIRRDSHPYFSASLLHDVAAMQTAMPRLQAARRDAGRAPLRYYISGSRIPGVFNLGGDLALFINAIRANDRQGLRAYARLCIEVAYNIHTAFHLPMITISLVQGEALGGGFEAALSADVIVAERSARFGLPEVLFNLFPGMGAMSFLSRRMDAARAEKMILSGRVYTAAEMETMGIVDIVAEDGFGEEAVRDYIAHDQRRHNAHYAICQARRRVNPVTFEELSDITDLWVDAALRLEESELRRMARLVSAQARRLGMTDTRPAQVAAE from the coding sequence ATGACCTTTCAAACCAAACCCGCCTTCAGCCGCGACACCGACTCTTCGATCGCCGCTCAGAACGGGGAGCCCACGCCCCTGACCCATCTCGATCAGGAAATCGACGAAGCCAATGCCGCCCTGTGGTGCTTTATCCGCCGCGATTCCCATCCGTATTTTTCCGCCTCCCTGCTCCACGACGTCGCGGCGATGCAGACGGCAATGCCGCGTCTGCAGGCGGCGCGACGAGACGCCGGGCGGGCACCGCTGCGCTATTATATCAGCGGCTCGCGCATCCCCGGCGTGTTCAATCTCGGCGGCGATCTCGCGCTGTTCATCAACGCGATTCGGGCCAACGATCGCCAAGGGCTGCGCGCCTATGCGCGGCTCTGCATCGAGGTTGCCTATAATATCCACACCGCCTTCCATCTGCCGATGATCACGATAAGCTTGGTTCAAGGCGAAGCGCTCGGCGGCGGTTTCGAGGCGGCGCTGTCGGCGGATGTGATCGTCGCCGAGCGGAGTGCCCGTTTCGGTCTGCCGGAAGTGCTGTTCAACCTCTTCCCCGGTATGGGCGCGATGAGCTTCCTCTCACGCCGGATGGACGCGGCGCGGGCGGAGAAAATGATCCTCTCCGGCCGGGTCTATACCGCCGCCGAGATGGAGACGATGGGCATCGTTGACATCGTCGCCGAAGACGGGTTCGGCGAGGAAGCGGTGCGTGACTATATCGCCCACGATCAGCGCCGCCACAACGCCCATTACGCGATCTGCCAAGCGCGCCGGCGGGTCAATCCGGTGACGTTCGAGGAATTGAGCGACATCACCGATCTCTGGGTCGATGCGGCGTTGCGATTGGAAGAGAGCGAGCTTCGCCGCATGGCCCGCTTGGTTTCCGCGCAAGCGCGGCGCCTAGGGATGACTGACACCAGGCCGGCGCAGGTGGCGGCGGAGTAA